The stretch of DNA CGGCGTTTCGGTCGTAGCCGACAACCCTGTAGCCGCCCTGAGCCAATATCTGGGCCAGTCCCGGCCCCATGGTTCCCAATCCGATTACGGCCGCAACGCTTTCATTCGCTGGTTTCATAACATCTCCATAGGGTTCGCTCAATTTTTAAGCTGTTATTGCCCATCTTCATCCAGAACCTCGCGGACTTTTACGGCGATATCCTTCAGCGAAAATGGTTTTTGGATGAAATGCCTTTCCGTTTTTGAAATGCCCCGGTGAAAGATGACATCAACGGTATAACCGGACATGAACAGGTGCTTTGCGGTCGGACGAATCGATAGAAGCCGCTCGATCAGTTCCCGACCGTTCATCTCCGGCATGACCACATCGGTTAGAAACAGGTCGATTTCATGGCTGTTGTCCCGGGCCATTTGAATGGCCCCGCCGGGTGTGGTGGCGGTTAAAACATCATACCCCAGGCGCTCCAGCATCGCCTGGCTCAACTCGACAAGCATGGTGTCGTCTTCCACCAGCAGGATGGTTTCCCCGTGACCCTGCGGAATTGTCTCCCCGGGTCGGGTTTGTTTTTGCGGGCCTTCTTTTTCATGCTGCGGAATATAGATGTTGAATGTGGTCCCGATCCCCGGTTCGCTGTAGAGGTTGATGAATCCATTACTTTGTTTGACGATTCCATAAACGGTTGCCAACCCCAGACCTGTCCCTTCGCCCACCTCTTTGGTGGTGAAGAAGGGGTCGAAAACATGCAGCGCCGTATCCTTGTCCATTCCGCTACCGTTGTCGACAACGCTCAAGCGGGCGTACGTTCCCGGAAGGCAATCCACATGGGTCGTTTTGCACATCAGGTCGTCGAAAAAGGCCGTATGGGTCTCGATGACGATCCGGCCGACATCGGCAATGGCATCGCGGGCGTTGACACACAGGTTGACCATGATCTGGTCGAGTTGAGAAGGGTCCATTTCGACGGTGCAGTCGTTTTCTGAAGGCAGCCATTCCAGTTCGATATTTTCGCCGATAAGCCGCCGCAGCATATTGAGCATGTCCCCCACCTTGGCGTTAAGGTCGATCGGCTTCGGTGCTACAC from Deltaproteobacteria bacterium encodes:
- a CDS encoding response regulator, yielding MFSNFLEHAGITVYFDPLEDIAETVVVLMLMFFINNWRKNRSEARFRELFTMAPMALAEVDRDGRITKVNEFLSKKIYQFYGIATDELSSRHKWWELIFPDPAHRESVLSKWQKAAKETHGTAAAINSEEREITCQDGTKRTIIVGANIIGEKILFSMIDITDRKRAEQDREKLQKQLFQSQKLEAIGILAGGVAHDFNNILGAIMGYAELTLEEMGASDPFREHIEKILDATQRSIDLARQLLIFARKQRVAPKPIDLNAKVGDMLNMLRRLIGENIELEWLPSENDCTVEMDPSQLDQIMVNLCVNARDAIADVGRIVIETHTAFFDDLMCKTTHVDCLPGTYARLSVVDNGSGMDKDTALHVFDPFFTTKEVGEGTGLGLATVYGIVKQSNGFINLYSEPGIGTTFNIYIPQHEKEGPQKQTRPGETIPQGHGETILLVEDDTMLVELSQAMLERLGYDVLTATTPGGAIQMARDNSHEIDLFLTDVVMPEMNGRELIERLLSIRPTAKHLFMSGYTVDVIFHRGISKTERHFIQKPFSLKDIAVKVREVLDEDGQ